From one Synechocystis sp. PCC 6803 substr. PCC-P genomic stretch:
- the menB gene encoding 1,4-dihydroxy-2-naphthoyl-CoA synthase: protein MDWHIAKHYDDILYYKAGGIAKIVINRPHKRNAFRPQTVFELYDAFCNAREDNRIGVVLLTGAGPHSDGKYAFCSGGDQSVRGEGGYIDDQGTPRLNVLDLQRLIRSMPKVVIALVAGYAIGGGHVLHLVCDLTIAADNAIFGQTGPKVGSFDGGFGSSYLARIVGQKKAREIWYLCRQYSAQEAERMGMVNTVVPVDRLEEEGIQWAKEILSKSPLAIRCLKAAFNADCDGQAGLQELAGNATLLYYMTEEGSEGKQAFLEKRPPDFSQYPWLP from the coding sequence ATGGATTGGCACATTGCAAAACATTACGACGACATTCTCTATTACAAAGCGGGGGGGATCGCCAAAATTGTCATCAATCGTCCCCATAAACGCAACGCCTTCCGTCCCCAGACCGTTTTTGAACTTTATGACGCATTTTGTAACGCCAGGGAAGATAACCGCATCGGGGTTGTACTACTAACCGGAGCCGGGCCCCACAGCGATGGCAAATATGCCTTTTGTTCCGGTGGGGATCAATCTGTCCGGGGAGAAGGGGGTTATATCGACGACCAAGGAACTCCCCGCCTCAATGTGCTCGATTTACAGCGGTTAATCCGCTCCATGCCCAAAGTTGTCATTGCCCTAGTGGCTGGCTATGCCATTGGTGGTGGCCACGTTTTACATTTGGTGTGTGACCTGACCATTGCCGCAGATAACGCCATTTTCGGCCAAACCGGGCCAAAAGTGGGGAGTTTTGATGGAGGCTTTGGCTCCAGTTACTTAGCTCGCATTGTGGGACAAAAAAAAGCCAGGGAAATTTGGTATCTTTGCCGCCAATACTCTGCCCAGGAAGCAGAACGCATGGGCATGGTGAACACCGTTGTTCCCGTCGATCGCCTGGAGGAAGAAGGTATCCAATGGGCGAAGGAAATCTTGAGCAAAAGTCCCCTGGCTATCCGCTGTCTTAAAGCTGCTTTCAATGCCGACTGTGACGGCCAGGCTGGATTACAGGAACTAGCGGGCAACGCCACCTTGCTTTATTACATGACAGAAGAGGGCAGTGAAGGCAAACAAGCCTTCCTGGAAAAACGCCCCCCGGATTTTAGCCAATATCCCTGGCTCCCCTAA
- the pntA gene encoding Re/Si-specific NAD(P)(+) transhydrogenase subunit alpha, with protein MTIAAPKTTVAPEMKPTTPKKIGVPRESFDQECRVAMTPDTAQKLQKLGFDLLLETGAGAKADFADRLYESLGCGIVDGRQTLFEQADIILKVRPPSPAEVEELPAGKALISFIWPAQNPELLEKLAAKNITVLAMDAVPRISRAQKLDALSSMANIAGYRAIIEAANRFGRFFTGQITAAGKVPPAKVLVIGAGVAGLAAIGAAKSLGAIVRAFDTRPVVKEQVESLGGEFLLLDFKEDGTGQGGYAKVMSEEFIAAEMALFAAQAKEVDIIITTALIPGRPAPKLITEPMVKSMRAGSVVVDLAAEQGGNCEVTKPGEVYEYEGVTIIGYTDLPSRMASQSSQLYGTNLWHLLKDMGGSEAFKVDVEDEVIRGALVSHEGKITWPPPKLNPPSPVQPAKPTVTVVESEAKSAKKSGSGNFLWLALAAIALVGIGIGAPTSFLSHFTVFVLACVVGWQLIWNVAPALHTPLMSVTNAISGIIIIGGMLQISGPLNSPTTILGAIAILVGTINIAGGFLVTQRMLKMFRK; from the coding sequence ATGACCATTGCCGCCCCTAAAACCACCGTTGCCCCTGAGATGAAGCCGACGACACCGAAAAAAATTGGTGTACCCAGGGAATCCTTTGACCAGGAATGCCGGGTGGCCATGACCCCCGATACAGCCCAAAAGCTGCAAAAATTGGGCTTTGATTTGTTGTTGGAAACGGGAGCGGGAGCAAAAGCGGATTTCGCCGATCGCCTTTATGAGTCCCTAGGCTGTGGCATTGTCGATGGTCGCCAAACCTTATTTGAGCAAGCGGACATTATCCTCAAAGTGCGGCCCCCTTCCCCGGCAGAGGTGGAGGAGTTACCGGCGGGGAAAGCCCTGATTAGTTTTATCTGGCCGGCCCAAAATCCCGAATTGCTGGAAAAATTGGCGGCGAAAAATATCACTGTGCTGGCGATGGATGCGGTGCCCCGGATCAGTCGGGCCCAGAAATTGGATGCCCTCAGTTCCATGGCCAACATTGCCGGTTACCGGGCGATCATTGAAGCGGCTAATCGTTTTGGGCGGTTTTTCACTGGACAGATCACTGCGGCGGGCAAAGTTCCCCCAGCAAAAGTTCTGGTCATTGGGGCCGGGGTAGCAGGGTTAGCGGCGATCGGGGCGGCCAAAAGCTTAGGGGCGATCGTGCGGGCCTTTGATACTCGCCCAGTGGTCAAAGAACAGGTGGAAAGTTTAGGCGGGGAATTTCTCCTGCTGGACTTTAAGGAAGACGGCACCGGGCAGGGGGGTTACGCCAAAGTAATGAGTGAAGAATTCATTGCGGCGGAAATGGCGTTATTTGCCGCCCAAGCCAAGGAAGTGGACATTATTATCACCACAGCGTTGATTCCCGGTCGTCCCGCCCCCAAATTGATTACTGAACCCATGGTCAAATCCATGCGGGCTGGTTCCGTAGTGGTGGACTTAGCGGCGGAGCAGGGGGGCAACTGTGAAGTTACTAAACCCGGCGAAGTTTATGAATATGAAGGGGTGACCATCATTGGCTACACTGATTTGCCCAGTCGCATGGCCAGTCAATCCAGTCAGCTTTACGGCACCAATCTCTGGCATTTGCTCAAGGATATGGGCGGCTCCGAAGCTTTCAAAGTGGATGTGGAAGATGAGGTTATTCGGGGAGCCTTGGTATCCCATGAAGGCAAGATTACTTGGCCACCGCCGAAGCTTAATCCCCCTAGTCCGGTGCAACCAGCTAAACCTACCGTGACCGTAGTGGAGAGTGAAGCCAAATCTGCTAAAAAATCCGGCTCCGGTAATTTTCTTTGGTTAGCCCTAGCGGCGATCGCCTTGGTGGGCATTGGTATCGGCGCACCTACTTCTTTTCTCTCCCATTTCACTGTGTTTGTGCTGGCCTGTGTGGTGGGTTGGCAGTTAATTTGGAATGTGGCCCCGGCATTGCACACCCCTTTGATGAGTGTGACCAACGCCATCAGCGGCATCATCATTATCGGTGGCATGTTGCAGATTTCCGGGCCATTGAATAGTCCCACCACTATCTTGGGGGCGATCGCCATTTTAGTGGGAACGATCAACATTGCCGGGGGATTTTTAGTTACCCAACGGATGCTGAAAATGTTTCGGAAGTAA
- a CDS encoding nucleotidyltransferase family protein gives MQISPAFKYKVSIDPGKITAFCQQWQITELALFGSFLRDDFDLDNSDIDVLVSFEPNVPWTILDLVDMEDQLQQIFGRKVDLMERLSIEQSQNPLRKKAILESLQVIYTESRLQI, from the coding sequence ATGCAAATTTCCCCAGCATTTAAATATAAAGTTTCCATTGATCCAGGCAAAATTACTGCATTTTGTCAGCAATGGCAAATAACTGAGCTTGCCCTATTTGGTTCATTTCTCCGAGATGATTTTGATCTAGATAACAGCGACATTGACGTTTTGGTCTCTTTTGAGCCTAATGTTCCCTGGACAATCTTAGATCTGGTGGATATGGAAGATCAACTTCAACAAATTTTTGGTCGGAAGGTGGACTTAATGGAACGGTTAAGCATTGAGCAAAGCCAAAATCCACTGAGGAAAAAAGCAATTTTGGAATCTTTACAGGTCATTTATACGGAGTCGAGACTACAGATTTAG
- a CDS encoding type II toxin-antitoxin system HicA family toxin — translation MDKKQKLLSKAKNNPQGLSFREFEKLLELSGWLLDHQTGSHRIWYSYDKHRLSVQPTKNGQAKAYQVKQFLNLLQE, via the coding sequence ATGGACAAGAAACAAAAACTTTTAAGCAAAGCTAAAAATAATCCCCAAGGCCTCAGCTTTAGAGAATTTGAAAAGCTTTTAGAACTATCTGGTTGGCTTCTTGATCATCAAACTGGTAGTCACCGTATTTGGTACTCCTATGATAAGCATCGCTTGTCCGTTCAACCAACAAAAAATGGTCAAGCAAAAGCTTATCAAGTTAAGCAATTTCTCAATCTTCTTCAGGAGTGA
- a CDS encoding type II toxin-antitoxin system HicB family antitoxin, translated as MTVSNIFDGYTINLFQDEDGDWLACLAEMPNVSAFADSPQAALAELEIAWQGVKESYHKHGEPIPIIERVYAKP; from the coding sequence ATGACTGTTAGTAATATTTTTGATGGTTACACAATCAATCTTTTTCAGGATGAAGATGGGGATTGGTTAGCTTGCTTGGCGGAAATGCCCAATGTTTCAGCGTTTGCCGATTCTCCCCAAGCCGCTCTTGCTGAATTAGAAATTGCCTGGCAAGGGGTAAAGGAAAGCTATCACAAACACGGAGAGCCGATTCCCATCATTGAAAGGGTTTATGCAAAACCCTAA
- the pntB gene encoding Re/Si-specific NAD(P)(+) transhydrogenase subunit beta: protein MSNSLQTVAYVAASILFIFSLGGLANQETARRGNVYGIAGMAIAFLATALGGDFTGYTTLLGAILPAVVIGSLLASRVAMTSMPELVAILHSFVGLAAVLVGIANYLAPENGLAGSEAFIHQIEIYVGVFIGAVTFTGSIVAFGKLRAIISSKPLMLPARHFLNISLLVATVIFGVQFMQLNSPAGLTPLLIMTAIAGVLGLHLVAAIGGADMPVVISMLNSYSGWAAAAAGFMLSNDLLIITGALVGSSGAILSYIMCKAMNRSFISVILGGFGEGSSAASKGPAQEVIGTVTKTSAEEVAEELLDAQSVIITPGYGMAVAQAQHPVAEITKLLKEKGVKVRFGIHPVAGRLPGHMNVLLAEANVPYDVVLEMDEINEDFPETDVVLVIGANDTVNPSALEDPTSAIAGMPVLEVWKAKQVVVMKRSMASGYAGVENPLFYKENTQMLFGDAKKNVDAILTQMRAKDEVGSGDKVLVSV from the coding sequence ATGTCTAACAGTTTACAAACCGTGGCCTATGTGGCCGCCAGCATATTATTTATCTTCAGCCTGGGGGGCCTGGCCAATCAGGAAACTGCCCGGCGGGGAAATGTTTATGGCATTGCCGGCATGGCGATCGCCTTTTTAGCCACTGCTTTAGGGGGCGACTTTACTGGTTACACCACTCTGCTGGGGGCAATTTTACCTGCGGTGGTTATCGGCTCCCTGTTAGCCTCCCGAGTAGCCATGACTTCCATGCCGGAACTAGTGGCGATTTTGCACAGTTTTGTGGGTTTAGCGGCGGTTTTGGTAGGTATTGCCAATTACCTAGCCCCGGAAAATGGTTTAGCGGGTTCCGAAGCTTTTATCCATCAAATTGAAATTTATGTAGGCGTATTCATTGGGGCTGTTACCTTCACCGGCTCCATCGTGGCCTTTGGCAAATTGCGGGCCATTATCAGCAGTAAACCACTCATGCTCCCGGCTCGGCACTTCTTGAACATTTCCCTGCTGGTGGCTACGGTGATTTTCGGGGTGCAGTTTATGCAATTGAATAGCCCCGCTGGCTTGACCCCCCTGTTAATCATGACCGCCATTGCCGGGGTGTTGGGTCTGCATCTCGTAGCGGCGATCGGGGGGGCAGATATGCCGGTGGTCATTTCCATGCTCAACAGCTATTCTGGCTGGGCGGCGGCGGCGGCGGGCTTTATGCTCTCCAATGATCTACTGATCATCACTGGGGCGTTGGTGGGAAGCAGTGGCGCAATTTTGAGCTACATCATGTGTAAGGCCATGAACCGTTCTTTTATCAGCGTTATCCTGGGTGGTTTTGGCGAAGGTTCTAGTGCTGCTTCCAAAGGGCCAGCCCAGGAGGTAATTGGTACAGTCACTAAAACTAGTGCGGAAGAAGTCGCGGAGGAATTGCTCGATGCCCAGAGCGTGATCATTACCCCCGGTTACGGTATGGCGGTGGCCCAAGCTCAACATCCCGTGGCAGAAATTACCAAATTACTCAAGGAAAAGGGTGTTAAGGTCAGGTTTGGCATTCATCCTGTCGCTGGTCGTTTGCCTGGCCACATGAACGTTCTGTTAGCGGAAGCCAATGTGCCCTACGACGTAGTGCTGGAAATGGACGAAATTAATGAAGATTTCCCCGAAACCGATGTGGTGCTAGTGATTGGCGCCAATGACACGGTGAACCCCAGTGCTTTGGAAGATCCCACCAGTGCGATCGCCGGAATGCCGGTGTTGGAAGTGTGGAAAGCCAAACAGGTGGTGGTGATGAAACGGAGCATGGCTTCCGGTTATGCTGGGGTAGAAAATCCTTTGTTTTATAAGGAAAATACCCAAATGCTGTTCGGCGATGCCAAGAAAAATGTCGATGCCATTTTGACCCAAATGCGGGCTAAGGATGAGGTGGGCAGTGGCGATAAGGTTCTAGTTTCCGTTTAG
- a CDS encoding TldD/PmbA family protein, protein MTTDLSVYLDQAQQAGAESAEVYYSRSFSRPVFFEANRLKQLESSESEGVALRLWKNGQAGLAVAYGPVEPEILVEKALALAALNPPNPPRFTAPRQDYRESLGEDVSVEQLIDWGQTAIASLRSEFAEVLCSGELACSTDSTRLINSEGLDCTWTERSLSYYFGVEWIRGEDFLAIYDGEQCRGQTNVGQVVENLRQRLLWVEVNQQIQGGKMPILLTSGAASLLWDTVGEALHGQRVAEDSSPWAEKLGQTVAIEELNISQDPTAIPFDCPFDDEGSRTQKLALIKNGKIAQFYTDHETAEKLGTTTTGNGFRPSLGSAPQPGLVNMLITPGTASFDQLLKKLGNGLVVDQILGGGADISGDFSINVDLGYRVQNGEITGRVKDTMVSGNIYELLNQIIALGSDRRWQGSCATPSIILDGVSITA, encoded by the coding sequence ATGACCACCGATCTATCGGTTTACCTCGACCAAGCCCAACAAGCCGGAGCGGAAAGCGCTGAAGTTTATTACTCCCGATCCTTTTCCCGACCAGTTTTCTTTGAGGCTAATCGGTTAAAACAGTTGGAAAGTTCTGAATCGGAAGGGGTAGCCCTGCGGTTATGGAAAAATGGTCAGGCTGGTTTAGCGGTGGCCTATGGTCCGGTGGAACCGGAAATATTAGTCGAAAAAGCGTTGGCCCTAGCAGCCTTGAATCCCCCCAATCCGCCCCGGTTCACTGCTCCCCGGCAAGATTATCGGGAAAGTTTAGGGGAAGATGTTTCCGTAGAACAATTAATCGATTGGGGTCAAACGGCGATCGCCAGTTTACGGTCAGAGTTTGCCGAAGTGCTCTGTAGTGGCGAATTAGCCTGTAGCACTGACAGCACCCGCCTAATTAACAGTGAAGGTTTGGACTGTACCTGGACAGAGAGAAGTTTGAGTTACTACTTCGGGGTGGAATGGATTCGGGGAGAGGATTTTTTAGCCATCTATGATGGGGAGCAATGTCGGGGCCAGACCAACGTCGGACAGGTGGTGGAAAATCTGCGGCAACGGCTACTTTGGGTGGAAGTGAATCAACAAATCCAGGGCGGCAAAATGCCCATTTTGCTCACCAGTGGCGCGGCCAGTTTGCTTTGGGACACGGTAGGAGAAGCCCTCCATGGTCAACGGGTAGCGGAAGACTCATCCCCATGGGCAGAAAAATTAGGACAAACTGTGGCCATTGAAGAATTGAATATTAGTCAAGATCCCACCGCCATTCCCTTTGATTGTCCCTTTGACGATGAAGGAAGCCGTACTCAAAAACTGGCTTTAATTAAAAATGGAAAAATTGCCCAGTTTTATACAGACCATGAAACAGCAGAAAAATTAGGTACAACCACCACGGGTAATGGTTTTCGTCCTAGCCTAGGCAGTGCGCCCCAACCGGGTTTGGTGAATATGTTAATCACACCGGGAACCGCTAGCTTCGACCAGTTACTTAAAAAATTGGGTAATGGTTTAGTTGTAGATCAAATTCTTGGGGGGGGGGCGGATATTTCCGGTGATTTTTCCATCAACGTTGATTTGGGTTATCGAGTGCAGAATGGTGAAATTACTGGCAGGGTTAAGGACACTATGGTTTCTGGCAACATTTATGAATTATTAAATCAGATTATCGCTTTGGGTTCAGACCGTCGTTGGCAGGGTTCCTGTGCCACTCCATCAATTATTTTAGATGGGGTATCGATCACCGCTTAG
- a CDS encoding bifunctional 2-polyprenyl-6-hydroxyphenol methylase/3-demethylubiquinol 3-O-methyltransferase UbiG, protein MDNVTRYQNAALQYYQDLTGSSHLHYGYWQPIPETEDDLTMAKLRHAQEKYTDHLLSFLPQNIETVLDVGCGNGDNASQLIGKGLQVEGIAPDPFQESSFLQKTGGKARFNSNTFQGFIEDWQRIGSMPQYDLLLFSESTQYMAVATIADGAKLLVKPGGYVLLADMFRKNEDYQTGMFSNCLIKSELQMAMKEAGFILLDRDDISQQIVPTLDLCVQNFQTFGVSTLTYLASLVRIAVPPLYKIFDYFLGKKAKVLVKEGLQAGNIFRDHLCYEIQLWQKLT, encoded by the coding sequence ATGGATAATGTTACTCGCTATCAAAACGCCGCGCTTCAGTACTACCAAGATCTGACTGGGTCTTCCCATCTCCACTACGGTTATTGGCAACCAATTCCGGAAACCGAAGATGATCTGACTATGGCTAAATTGCGCCATGCTCAGGAAAAATATACTGACCATTTGCTTTCATTTTTACCGCAGAATATCGAAACTGTATTGGATGTGGGTTGTGGCAACGGTGATAACGCCAGTCAACTAATTGGCAAAGGTTTACAGGTGGAAGGAATTGCCCCAGATCCTTTTCAGGAGTCAAGTTTTTTACAAAAGACTGGGGGCAAAGCTCGCTTTAATAGTAATACTTTCCAAGGTTTTATAGAAGATTGGCAACGGATTGGTTCTATGCCCCAATATGATTTGTTGCTTTTTAGTGAAAGTACCCAATATATGGCTGTAGCCACTATCGCCGATGGGGCAAAATTATTGGTAAAACCAGGGGGTTATGTTCTCTTGGCTGATATGTTTCGTAAAAATGAAGATTATCAGACAGGAATGTTTTCCAATTGTTTGATCAAAAGTGAATTACAGATGGCGATGAAAGAAGCCGGTTTTATTCTGCTCGATAGGGATGATATTTCCCAACAAATTGTACCTACCTTAGACCTTTGTGTGCAAAATTTTCAAACTTTTGGTGTTTCAACTTTAACCTATTTAGCTAGTTTAGTCAGAATTGCAGTCCCCCCTCTGTATAAAATTTTCGATTACTTTTTGGGTAAAAAGGCTAAGGTTTTGGTAAAGGAAGGATTACAGGCTGGGAATATTTTTCGGGATCATCTATGCTACGAAATTCAACTTTGGCAAAAGCTTACTTAA
- a CDS encoding antibiotic biosynthesis monooxygenase, with product MSAEFFDCLQHKCAYVAIGEFKPGRFAEAQRLYEKAISTYKSGFKGAFLLRKPNSDEGIAVILWNTIEDMEANQTEVHRKILDEMGPLFNVPPVTNIYEVCSEVEAYGKVLC from the coding sequence ATGTCCGCTGAATTTTTTGACTGCCTCCAACATAAATGCGCCTATGTGGCGATCGGAGAATTTAAACCCGGTCGGTTTGCAGAAGCCCAACGGTTATATGAGAAGGCCATTTCCACCTATAAAAGTGGCTTTAAGGGTGCCTTCCTGCTAAGAAAACCCAATTCCGACGAGGGCATTGCCGTGATTCTCTGGAATACGATCGAAGATATGGAGGCGAATCAAACGGAAGTCCATCGCAAAATTTTGGACGAAATGGGCCCTTTGTTTAATGTGCCTCCGGTCACCAATATTTATGAAGTTTGTAGCGAAGTGGAAGCCTATGGTAAGGTGCTCTGCTAA
- a CDS encoding aldose 1-epimerase gives MYNISFTPDRPLTYHLEDDQSLARLSLVPGRGGLVTEWTVQGQPILYFDRERFQDPSLSVRGGIPILFPICGNLPQDQFNHAGKSYRLKQHGFARDLPWEVIGQQTQDNARLDLRLSHNDATLEAFPFAFELVFSYQLQGHSLRIEQRIANLGDQRMPFSLGFHPYFFCREKLGITLAIPANDYLDQKTGDCHGYDGQLNLTSPELDLAFTQISQPRAHFIDPDRNLKIEVSFSELYQTLVLWTVAGKDYLCLEPWSGPRNALNSGEQLAWVEPYSSRSAWVNFQVSTE, from the coding sequence ATGTACAACATTAGCTTTACCCCCGATCGCCCGCTGACCTACCATTTGGAGGATGATCAAAGTCTGGCCCGTCTTTCCCTCGTGCCGGGGCGGGGCGGTCTGGTGACCGAGTGGACCGTTCAAGGTCAGCCCATCCTGTATTTTGACCGAGAGCGGTTCCAGGATCCATCCCTGTCAGTACGGGGAGGCATCCCAATTTTGTTTCCCATTTGTGGCAATCTGCCCCAGGATCAGTTCAACCACGCCGGTAAAAGCTATCGCCTGAAACAACATGGTTTTGCGCGGGATCTGCCGTGGGAAGTAATCGGCCAGCAAACCCAAGACAATGCCCGGTTGGATCTACGGTTGAGCCACAATGATGCCACCCTCGAAGCTTTCCCTTTTGCATTTGAGTTGGTTTTCAGCTATCAACTCCAGGGCCATAGCCTCCGCATTGAACAACGTATTGCCAACCTTGGCGATCAGCGGATGCCCTTTTCCCTCGGTTTCCATCCCTATTTTTTCTGCCGAGAGAAGTTAGGGATTACGTTAGCAATTCCTGCCAATGATTACCTAGACCAAAAAACTGGCGATTGCCATGGCTATGACGGGCAACTGAATCTAACTTCCCCGGAATTGGATTTAGCCTTTACCCAAATTTCCCAGCCAAGGGCCCATTTTATTGACCCAGACCGGAATTTAAAGATAGAAGTTAGCTTCAGCGAACTGTACCAAACTCTGGTGTTGTGGACTGTGGCTGGGAAAGATTATCTGTGCCTCGAGCCTTGGAGCGGGCCTCGCAATGCCCTCAATAGCGGCGAGCAGTTAGCTTGGGTAGAACCCTATTCTTCCCGTTCCGCCTGGGTAAATTTTCAGGTGTCCACTGAGTGA